One window of Synechococcales cyanobacterium CNB genomic DNA carries:
- a CDS encoding HAMP domain-containing histidine kinase encodes MADHGASLGEGGGGEAGTRSDKRRRRLLFGMGVRRKLIVLHTCFSLALTAMLLLALRPALAKVVREAEADHAALALRLVAAEARAGGSSADLAALASSASARERGLEMRAGSAEELGLDPGLAALARSRPWTPTGAPADDESQVAALFVAWEEGEGVFVTARARIEAARSAVLRLYGLVALALLSFYGLIAAAFEVFVLPRQVYSPIRRILAADEAVQAGRASEEIIPESAIPADELGDIMRSRNRSIVSLRRHEAALADALSRLEEVATDLRRKNHLLETARRNLADADRLASLGMMSAGIAHELNTPLAVLKGLVEKLAAEPTHRVDAAEAELMLRVVRRLERLSESLLDFARARPPETARVRLRPLVEEALTLVRLDRGSADVEMVDRVPDAMELDCDGDRLVQVLVNLVRNAVDAARRGAGRSQSNGRPAVEVEATLSRRDGGDWIALTVTDNGPGIEPAVLSRMFEPFVSTTLDARGTGLGLAVAEGIVREHGGVMLARNRPGRSGAVFEVVLPAPAADTAGRSEEAKNVP; translated from the coding sequence GTGGCCGATCACGGGGCGAGTCTAGGTGAGGGTGGTGGGGGGGAAGCCGGCACGCGGAGCGACAAGCGCCGTCGCCGGCTGCTCTTCGGCATGGGCGTGCGGCGGAAGTTGATCGTGCTGCACACGTGCTTCTCGCTCGCCCTGACGGCGATGCTGCTGCTCGCGTTGCGGCCCGCGCTCGCGAAGGTCGTCCGCGAGGCCGAGGCCGATCACGCCGCGCTCGCGTTGCGCCTCGTCGCGGCCGAGGCGCGGGCGGGCGGTTCGTCGGCGGACCTGGCCGCGCTTGCGTCGAGCGCGTCGGCCCGCGAGCGCGGTCTTGAAATGCGTGCCGGCAGCGCGGAGGAACTCGGGCTTGACCCGGGCCTCGCCGCGCTCGCGCGGTCGAGACCGTGGACCCCGACCGGAGCGCCGGCGGACGACGAGAGCCAGGTCGCGGCGCTCTTCGTCGCGTGGGAGGAGGGCGAGGGCGTGTTCGTCACCGCGCGGGCGCGGATCGAGGCGGCGCGGTCGGCCGTGCTCAGGCTGTACGGCCTGGTCGCGCTCGCGCTGCTGTCGTTCTACGGGCTGATCGCGGCGGCGTTCGAGGTCTTCGTGCTGCCGCGGCAGGTCTACTCGCCGATCCGCCGCATTCTCGCCGCGGACGAGGCCGTGCAGGCCGGGCGTGCCTCGGAGGAGATCATCCCCGAATCCGCGATCCCGGCCGACGAACTCGGGGACATCATGCGGTCGCGGAACCGGTCGATCGTGTCGCTGCGCCGGCACGAGGCCGCGCTCGCCGATGCGCTCTCTCGGCTGGAGGAAGTCGCGACCGATCTGCGGCGCAAGAACCACCTGCTGGAAACGGCCCGCCGGAACCTCGCGGACGCGGACCGGCTGGCGAGCCTGGGGATGATGTCGGCGGGCATCGCGCACGAGCTGAACACGCCGCTGGCGGTGCTCAAGGGACTCGTGGAGAAGCTGGCCGCCGAGCCGACGCACCGCGTCGACGCCGCTGAGGCGGAGCTCATGCTCCGGGTGGTGCGGCGGCTCGAACGCCTGAGCGAGAGCCTGCTGGACTTCGCGCGCGCCCGACCGCCGGAGACCGCGCGTGTTCGCCTGCGGCCGCTCGTCGAGGAGGCCTTGACGCTCGTCCGACTCGACCGAGGCTCGGCGGACGTCGAGATGGTGGATCGCGTGCCCGATGCGATGGAACTCGACTGCGACGGCGATCGGCTCGTGCAGGTGCTGGTGAACCTCGTGCGGAACGCGGTCGATGCCGCCCGGCGCGGGGCGGGCCGGTCGCAGTCCAACGGCCGTCCCGCGGTCGAAGTCGAAGCAACATTGTCCCGCCGGGACGGGGGCGACTGGATCGCCCTCACCGTGACGGACAACGGCCCAGGCATCGAGCCGGCGGTCCTCTCGCGGATGTTCGAGCCGTTCGTGAGCACGACGCTGGACGCCCGCGGCACCGGGCTGGGGCTGGCGGTGGCCGAGGGCATCGTGCGGGAGCACGGCGGCGTTATGCTGGCCCGCAACCGTCCCGGCAGGTCCGGGGCGGTGTTCGAGGTCGTGCTCCCCGCGCCCGCGGCGGACACGGCCGGCAGAAGCGAGGAGGCGAAGAACGTTCCGTGA
- a CDS encoding MotA/TolQ/ExbB proton channel family protein, with protein sequence MPGWVQLLVEIFRTGGWVMYPLLALSLLAGALCFERAAFWMSTHSRGRVRRLAKITSRLRKGDVAAATALADSDASVYGRLAASLLGSGEASREALEALAAEQIEAIRPALERFAVPLSTIITAAPMLGILGTVTGIIRSFRLLGGAEVVTDPALVAGGIGEALYTTAFGLVVALATLFPFVVFRSQADRALGRLEALAGVIVACRAADAAGDARVQDRDSAALRSSQIS encoded by the coding sequence TGGGTCATGTACCCGCTGCTGGCGTTGAGCCTGCTGGCGGGCGCGCTGTGCTTCGAGCGGGCCGCCTTCTGGATGAGCACACACAGCCGGGGTCGGGTGCGGCGGTTGGCGAAGATCACGTCAAGGCTGCGGAAGGGCGACGTTGCCGCGGCCACTGCGCTCGCGGACTCGGACGCGTCGGTCTACGGGCGTCTCGCGGCATCGCTGCTTGGTTCGGGCGAGGCGTCGCGCGAGGCTCTGGAAGCGCTCGCCGCCGAGCAGATCGAGGCGATACGTCCCGCCCTCGAACGGTTCGCCGTACCGCTCTCGACGATCATCACCGCAGCACCGATGCTCGGCATCCTCGGCACGGTGACGGGCATCATCCGCAGTTTCCGGCTGCTCGGCGGGGCGGAGGTCGTCACGGACCCCGCGCTGGTGGCGGGAGGCATCGGGGAAGCGCTGTACACGACCGCGTTCGGGCTGGTTGTGGCGTTGGCGACGCTCTTCCCGTTCGTGGTCTTCCGGTCCCAGGCGGACCGTGCGCTCGGGAGGTTGGAGGCGTTGGCCGGCGTCATCGTCGCATGCCGCGCCGCCGACGCGGCGGGTGACGCTCGGGTTCAGGACCGGGATTCGGCTGCCCTGAGGAGTTCCCAGATTTCCTGA
- a CDS encoding PTS sugar transporter subunit IIA — MNLLDILTPECIRAPLHAADKRGVIDELVDLLAVAGKVENPATLKEAVWTREQTRTTGIGHGLAIPHGKCPGMPALAMALGRPAQPLDFEAIDNQPVRLVVLLASPADRTSDHIQALARISRLMTMEDFRERMYNAASAQEIWELLRAAESRS; from the coding sequence ATGAACTTGCTGGACATCCTCACCCCCGAGTGCATTCGCGCGCCGCTGCACGCGGCCGACAAACGCGGGGTGATCGATGAACTGGTGGACCTGCTCGCGGTCGCGGGCAAGGTCGAGAACCCGGCCACGCTCAAGGAAGCTGTCTGGACCCGCGAGCAGACCCGCACGACGGGCATCGGGCACGGCTTGGCCATCCCACACGGCAAGTGCCCGGGCATGCCCGCGCTCGCCATGGCGCTCGGACGACCAGCCCAGCCGCTCGACTTCGAGGCCATCGACAATCAGCCCGTGCGCCTCGTCGTCCTCCTGGCCAGCCCCGCCGACCGGACGAGCGACCACATCCAGGCTCTCGCCCGCATCAGCCGCCTGATGACGATGGAAGACTTCCGCGAACGGATGTACAACGCGGCGAGCGCTCAGGAAATCTGGGAACTCCTCAGGGCAGCCGAATCCCGGTCCTGA
- a CDS encoding sodium:alanine symporter family protein encodes MQALTDFIDVINGVLWHDYVLYIVLATGVLFTIWSGFGQYRALTHGVQVIRGKYDNKADPGAINHFQALSTALSATVGLGNIGGVALAIALGGPGAVFWMWMVGIFGMALKMTEVTLAMLYRNTDDPENPHGGPMWVAQKGFEKWSPALKPLGAIVGGIFCVTLIISAITGGNMFQAWNVAEITNSYFPAVPKFVVGVILAILVGMVIIGGIKRIGAVAGRLVPLMCILYLLAAVYVLVVHIGDIPNMLKLIVVSAFTPAEAGGAFLGGTAGYAFLWGMKRALFSSESGQGSAPIAHSAAKTNEPVREGVVSGLEPFIDTIVVCTLTTLVILLSGAWNREAEATFDSMPALVNAHALTVQEGTRSRTIHGVLIGESESEVAFLNGETGPGEPAYKVWPRSAVVALGTDPSRWVPRTEGVPEKTAEARRISGAWRAGNTVFMIVHGDHDSRTGRDLHRLRGLVQDVNGTLRIAWAPYSSPNEPRLDSPGLYNDFVGAALTGHAFDRVMPGLGMWLVTIACWLFAVSTMISWAYYGEQGIVYLVGNGGVMLYKVCYCALIIISTLGFIRTDAQLDSWTALGTGVMLFANIPIMLIFGSQAMKAYHTYIGKLKRGEFVGHPYPKPLDVVEGKDVK; translated from the coding sequence ATGCAAGCCCTGACCGACTTCATCGACGTGATCAACGGCGTGCTCTGGCACGACTACGTCCTGTACATCGTGCTCGCCACGGGCGTGCTGTTCACAATCTGGTCCGGCTTCGGGCAGTACCGCGCGCTGACGCACGGCGTGCAGGTGATCCGCGGCAAGTACGACAACAAGGCCGACCCGGGCGCGATCAACCACTTCCAGGCGCTCTCGACCGCGCTCTCGGCGACGGTGGGGCTGGGCAACATCGGCGGCGTCGCGCTGGCCATCGCGCTGGGCGGGCCAGGCGCGGTCTTCTGGATGTGGATGGTGGGCATCTTCGGCATGGCGTTGAAGATGACCGAGGTCACGCTCGCCATGCTCTACCGCAACACCGACGACCCCGAGAACCCGCACGGCGGGCCGATGTGGGTGGCGCAGAAGGGCTTCGAGAAGTGGAGCCCCGCGCTCAAGCCGCTGGGCGCGATCGTCGGCGGCATCTTCTGCGTCACGCTCATCATCTCGGCGATCACCGGCGGCAACATGTTCCAGGCCTGGAACGTCGCCGAGATCACCAACAGCTACTTCCCGGCCGTGCCGAAGTTCGTGGTCGGCGTGATCCTCGCGATCCTCGTCGGCATGGTCATCATCGGGGGCATCAAGCGCATCGGCGCGGTGGCCGGGCGGCTGGTGCCGCTCATGTGCATCCTGTACCTGCTGGCGGCGGTGTACGTCCTCGTCGTGCACATCGGCGACATCCCGAACATGCTGAAACTCATCGTCGTCTCGGCCTTCACGCCCGCCGAGGCCGGCGGCGCGTTCCTCGGCGGCACCGCCGGGTACGCCTTCCTGTGGGGCATGAAGCGGGCGTTGTTCTCGTCCGAGTCGGGCCAGGGGTCGGCCCCCATCGCCCACTCCGCCGCCAAGACGAACGAGCCGGTCCGCGAGGGCGTCGTCTCGGGCCTCGAGCCGTTCATCGACACCATCGTCGTCTGCACCCTGACGACGCTCGTCATCCTGCTCAGCGGCGCGTGGAACCGCGAAGCGGAAGCGACCTTTGACTCGATGCCCGCCCTCGTGAACGCCCACGCACTGACCGTGCAGGAGGGAACCCGATCGCGGACCATCCACGGCGTGCTCATCGGTGAGAGCGAATCGGAAGTAGCCTTCCTCAACGGCGAGACCGGCCCGGGCGAACCCGCGTACAAGGTCTGGCCGCGTTCCGCCGTCGTCGCGCTCGGGACGGACCCGTCCCGGTGGGTGCCCCGGACCGAGGGCGTTCCGGAGAAGACGGCCGAGGCCAGGCGCATCAGCGGGGCGTGGCGTGCGGGCAACACGGTGTTCATGATCGTCCACGGCGACCACGACTCGCGCACCGGCCGCGATCTGCACCGCCTCCGAGGGTTGGTTCAGGACGTGAACGGCACGCTGCGCATCGCCTGGGCCCCGTACTCATCCCCCAACGAGCCGCGACTCGACAGCCCGGGTCTCTACAACGATTTCGTCGGTGCCGCCCTGACCGGACACGCCTTCGACCGCGTGATGCCGGGCCTGGGGATGTGGCTCGTCACCATCGCATGCTGGCTCTTCGCCGTCTCAACCATGATCTCCTGGGCCTACTACGGCGAGCAGGGGATCGTCTACCTCGTCGGCAACGGGGGCGTCATGCTCTACAAGGTGTGCTATTGCGCACTCATCATCATCTCGACGCTCGGCTTCATCCGCACGGACGCCCAGCTCGACTCGTGGACCGCGCTCGGCACGGGCGTCATGCTCTTCGCCAACATCCCGATCATGCTCATCTTCGGGTCGCAGGCGATGAAGGCCTACCACACGTACATCGGCAAGTTGAAGCGGGGCGAGTTCGTCGGTCACCCCTATCCGAAGCCGCTGGACGTGGTCGAGGGCAAGGACGTCAAGTGA
- the lpxB gene encoding lipid-A-disaccharide synthase: MPPAGRLSPSLSRRAESLPAVAPEVSGVLFTAFEPSGDDHAAAVVRELRSRHPTLPIYAWGGPKMAAAGATLVERTGEDAVMGVPGLAKVREHQRINRRVRAWLERHPEVRLLVPVDSPAANFPICRIARSMGLRIVHLVAPQVWAWGGWRIHKLRRLTDLLLCLLPFEQAWFGERGIPARFIGHPLFDRPLDRAALDEAAAGLPEGSPRIALMPGSRPAEITKNFPLLLEAFRAIGRAHEGAVGVVAATTPAVEQRLRAIAAGHGGWPGSLSVVAGRADAVIHWCELALVVSGTVTLQIARQQRPMVIVYRSNPLVYVLLARWVLSTEFFTLPNLIAGREIVPELVPHFGGPEPIAEHALRLLADPSLAARQRAEMARIAEKFAGRHAARSAADAVEQSLGLVSVAAETV, translated from the coding sequence TTGCCGCCCGCCGGTCGCTTGAGTCCGTCCTTGAGCCGTCGCGCCGAGAGCCTGCCCGCCGTCGCGCCCGAGGTGTCGGGGGTGCTCTTCACGGCCTTCGAGCCGAGCGGGGACGATCACGCCGCGGCGGTCGTGCGCGAGCTCCGCTCGCGGCACCCGACGCTCCCGATCTACGCCTGGGGCGGGCCGAAGATGGCGGCCGCGGGGGCGACGCTCGTCGAGCGCACGGGCGAGGACGCGGTGATGGGCGTGCCGGGGCTGGCGAAGGTGCGCGAGCACCAGCGGATCAACCGGCGGGTGCGGGCGTGGCTCGAGAGGCACCCGGAGGTGCGGCTGCTCGTGCCGGTGGACTCGCCCGCGGCGAACTTCCCGATCTGCCGGATCGCGCGGTCGATGGGGCTGCGCATCGTGCACCTGGTCGCGCCGCAGGTCTGGGCGTGGGGGGGGTGGCGCATCCACAAGCTGCGCCGGCTGACCGATCTGCTGCTCTGCCTGCTCCCCTTCGAGCAGGCGTGGTTCGGCGAGCGGGGGATCCCGGCGCGGTTCATCGGGCACCCGCTCTTCGACCGGCCGCTGGACCGGGCCGCGCTCGACGAGGCCGCGGCGGGACTGCCCGAAGGATCGCCCCGCATCGCCCTGATGCCCGGCTCGCGGCCCGCCGAGATCACGAAGAACTTCCCGCTGCTGCTGGAGGCGTTCCGGGCGATCGGCCGGGCGCACGAGGGGGCGGTCGGCGTGGTCGCGGCGACGACGCCGGCCGTCGAGCAGCGGCTGCGGGCGATCGCGGCGGGCCACGGCGGCTGGCCCGGGTCGCTCAGCGTGGTGGCGGGGCGGGCCGACGCGGTCATCCACTGGTGCGAGCTGGCGCTGGTCGTGAGCGGCACGGTCACGCTCCAGATCGCCCGCCAGCAGCGGCCGATGGTCATCGTCTACCGCTCGAACCCGCTGGTGTACGTGCTGCTGGCGCGGTGGGTGCTCTCGACCGAGTTCTTCACGCTCCCCAACCTGATCGCGGGGCGGGAGATCGTGCCGGAGCTGGTGCCGCACTTCGGCGGCCCGGAGCCGATCGCCGAGCACGCCCTGCGGCTGCTCGCGGACCCGTCGCTCGCGGCCCGGCAGCGGGCGGAGATGGCGCGGATCGCGGAGAAGTTCGCGGGCCGGCACGCGGCCCGCAGCGCGGCCGACGCCGTCGAGCAGTCGCTCGGGCTGGTGAGCGTCGCGGCCGAGACGGTCTGA
- a CDS encoding response regulator, giving the protein MTPAESEPVPHRLSIVALDDDDDFREYVRRVLEEEGHEVRAVATPAAFYAECERALPDVVLLDIKMGPHSGEEVLAEIRRRWSRLCVIVVTGYPSLDSMRQTFRQDVFDYLAKPFSVEELRRTLAQAAAAFHLGERPQDRLRQELGRHIRLARTERGWTLKELSDESGVSVSQLSSIERGAHLPSLESLVAVAIALGRQPSEWLRAAGF; this is encoded by the coding sequence GTGACGCCCGCTGAAAGCGAACCCGTGCCGCACCGGCTGTCGATCGTCGCGCTCGACGACGACGACGACTTCCGCGAGTACGTCCGCCGCGTGCTCGAGGAGGAGGGGCACGAGGTGCGGGCGGTGGCGACGCCGGCGGCGTTCTACGCCGAGTGCGAGCGGGCGTTGCCGGACGTGGTCCTGCTGGACATCAAGATGGGGCCGCACAGCGGCGAGGAGGTGCTGGCCGAGATCCGCCGGCGGTGGTCGCGGCTGTGCGTGATCGTGGTCACGGGCTACCCGTCGCTGGACAGCATGCGGCAGACGTTCCGGCAGGACGTCTTCGACTATCTCGCCAAGCCGTTCTCGGTGGAGGAGCTGCGCCGGACGCTCGCGCAGGCGGCGGCGGCGTTCCATCTCGGCGAGCGGCCGCAGGACCGGCTGCGCCAGGAGCTCGGGCGGCACATCCGGCTGGCGCGGACGGAGCGCGGCTGGACGCTCAAGGAGCTCTCCGACGAGTCCGGCGTGAGCGTGAGCCAGCTGAGCTCGATCGAGCGCGGCGCGCACCTGCCGAGCCTCGAATCGCTGGTCGCCGTGGCCATTGCGCTGGGCCGCCAGCCTTCGGAGTGGCTCCGGGCCGCGGGGTTCTGA